Proteins co-encoded in one Malus sylvestris chromosome 9, drMalSylv7.2, whole genome shotgun sequence genomic window:
- the LOC126582351 gene encoding uncharacterized protein At2g33490-like isoform X1 produces MKTSLGMFRRFELHKNDAKDKRDIQPLAQVDELAQAAEAMHDMRNCYDSLLSAAAATANSAYEFSESLREMGACLLEKTALHDDEASGRVFLMLGKVQYELQKLVDSYRSHIFLTITNPSESLLNELRTVEEMKRQCDEKREVYDYMVAQQKEKGRSKRGKGDNFTLQQLQVAHDEYDEEATLCVFRLKSLKQGQAQSLLTQAARHHAAQLNFFRKGLKSLEVVEPHVRLVTEEHHIEYQFSGLEDDGGDDVGDDVEDNGENSYDSNEDGELSFNYISSKQGIDVTSASRNSMEVDEVGLLSPKATRVEYADINLDRNQWGLRTSSREPRIGSYSAPIFAEKKFDPAEKARQLQAPAARKSNTYVLPTPIDPKGLSSSRTSSAVPGTGPSRRNQNLWHSSPLEEKDPGDTLNASGTKAQLVQKESNVNSTSTQLPPPLEGLALPQIDTLNASDTKKIKRYAFSGPIPSKSSSSKPVLHASGPIASTELPQLVSGTLSRLPNPQPSSSPKVSPCASPPRVSSPKISELHELPRPPGSSSAKSTNPSSSAAKPTKSSGFVGHSAPLVSRNQEHSMPNKNPSLASNAASPLPIPPLIVPRSFSIPSSSQRAMALHVARHLESPQVPGKAEEVASPPLTPISLSNLKPVSNVSEVASRSSPIRVHAGGS; encoded by the exons ATGAAGACCTCGCTCGGCATGTTTCGGAGATTCGAACTGCACAAAAACGATGCCAAAGATAAGAGAGACATTCAACCATTGGCTCAGGTCGACGAGCTCGCTCAGGCGGCTGAG GCCATGCATGATATGAGAAATTGCTATGATAGCTTACTCTCTGCAGCTGCTGCTACAGCAAACAGCGCATATG AATTCTCGGAGTCACTGCGTGAAATGGGTGCTTGTCTACTGGAAAAAACTGCATTGCATGATGATGAAGCGAGTG GTAGAGTATTTCTGATGCTAGGGAAGGTGCAGTATGAACTTCAAAAACTTGTTGATAGCTAT CGCTCTCATATATTTTTGACAATTACAAACCCATCGGAGTCACTTCTCAATGAGCTTCGGACAGTTGAG GAAATGAAGCGACAATGTGACGAGAAAAG AGAAGTGTATGACTACATGGTGGCAcaacagaaagaaaaagggaggtCAAAACGTGGAAAGGGTGACAATTTTACTTTGCAGCAATTGCAAGTAGCTCATGATGAATATGATGAGGAGGCGACATTATGTGTCTTCCGATTGAAGTCTCTGAAGCAAGGACAGGCTCAAAGTCTTCTAACACAGGCAGCTCGTCATCATGCTGCTCAG TTGAATTTCTTCCGGAAAGGACTTAAATCACTTGAGGTTGTTGAGCCGCACGTAAGATTGGTTACAGAGGAGCATCATATTGAGTACCAATTCAGTGGACTTGAAGATGATGGTGGGGATGATGTTGGGGATGATGTTGAGGATAATGGTGAAAATAGCTATGATTCTAATGAAGATGGAGAATTGAGTTTTAACTATATATCAAGCAAGCAGGGGATTGATGTCACCTCCGCATCAAGGAATTCAATGGAG GTCGATGAAGTGGGACTTTTGTCTCCTAAAGCTACAAGAGTGGAATATGCAGAT ATAAATCTAGATAGAAACCAATGGGGTCTGAGGACCTCAAGTAGAGAACCAAGAATAGGCAGCTACTCAGCCCCAATTTTTGCAGAGAAGAAGTTTGATCCTGCTGAGAAAGCTAGACAACTGCAGGCACCAGCAGCACGGAAGTCTAATACATATGTACTGCCCACACCTATTGATCCAAAAGGTTTGAGTTCTTCAAGAACAAGTAGCGCGGTTCCAGGAACAGGGCCAAGTAGACGCAATCAAAACTTATGGCACTCTTCCCCATTGGAAGAGAAAGATCCTGGTGATACGTTGAATGCATCTGGTACAAAAGCTCAGCTGGTACAAAAAGAGAGCAATGTCAATAGTACCTCCACCCAACTACCTCCTCCCCTGGAGGGACTTGCACTTCCACAGATTGATACGTTGAATGCATCTGATACAAAGAAGATCAAGAGATATGCTTTCTCCGGTCCAATACCTAGTAAGTCGTCATCATCAAAGCCTGTGTTACATGCCAGTGGTCCCATTGCATCAACTGAACTACCGCAACTAGTTTCCGGAACGCTGTCTCGTTTACCAAATCCCCAaccttcttcatctccaaagGTATCCCCATGTGCTTCACCTCCCCGTGTTTCTTCACCCAAGATAAGCGAGCTTCATGAGCTTCCTAGACCCCCCGGTTCATCATCTGCCAAATCAACAAATCCCAGTTCATCAGCTGCCAAACCAACAAAGTCGTCGGGATTTGTTGGTCACTCTGCTCCACTGGTTTCCAGAAATCAAGAACATAGCATGCCTAATAAAAACCCTTCACTGGCATCAAATGCAGCATCTCCACTTCCAATTCCACCATTGATAGTTCCCCGAAGCTTCTCCATACCTTCAAGCAGTCAAAGAGCAATGGCATTGCATGTAGCAAGACATTTGGAGTCTCCTCAAGTTCCAGGCAAGGCTGAAGAAGTTGCTTCACCTCCATTGACGCCAATTTCCCTATCAAACCTCAAACCAGTATCAAATGTTTCTGAAGTGGCCTCTCGCTCTAGTCCGATTCGAG TGCATGCAGGTGGGAGCTGA
- the LOC126583408 gene encoding NAC domain-containing protein 83-like has product MENIKENYVINGGVKMPVGYRFRPTDEELVLHYLMRKVHAAPLPASIIPEFDVFETHPWGLPGDVRGKRYFFHNENMNKNVGINSKRAAGCGYWKPIGKKKQIVNNSESNEAVGIRKTLVFCERKRRRCHHHHHGSTNTTTQTRWLMHEYRLLASQANPTQVLEKESGNWVVCRIFQKKRRPTQRTSDDMGVVSQRSSNCKKTRRLLEDYISADDHSRRSDPDLTTLSSPSCSSDITHELSSNDNGELDDDQEGHSVSMPINI; this is encoded by the exons ATGGAGAATATTAAAGAAAACTATGTTATAAATGGAGGAGTGAAGATGCCAGTTGGGTACCGGTTTCGTCCCACGGATGAGGAGCTGGTGCTTCACTACTTGATGAGGAAGGTTCATGCCGCCCCATTGCCTGCTTCCATCATTCCAGAGTTCGATGTCTTCGAAACTCATCCCTGGGGCTTGCCGG GTGATGTTAGGGGAAAAAGGTATTTCTTTCacaatgaaaatatgaataagaatgttggcatcaacagcaagAGAGCTGCTGGATGTGGATACTGGAAGCCTATTGGCAAAAAGAAGCAGATTGTTAATAATTCTGAATCCAATGAAGCCGTTGGGATCCGGAAGACGTTGGTTTTCTGTGAAAGGAAGCGCCGCcgttgccaccaccaccaccatgggAGTACTAATACTACCACTCAAACTCGATGGCTCATGCATGAATACCGCCTGTTGGCTTCTCAAGCAAATCCAACCCAGGTTTTGGAAAAGGAATCCGGAAACTGGGTGGTCTGTCGCATATTTCAGAAAAAGAGAAGGCCTACTCAAAGAACATCAGATGATATGGGGGTCGTTTCTCAACGCTCATCAAACTGCAAGAAGACTCGGAGATTATTGGAGGATTATATCTCGGCAGATGATCATTCACGACGTTCGGATCCTGATCTTACAACACTTTCTTCCCCATCATGCTCGAGTGACATCACTCATGAGCTCTCTTCCAATGACAATGGTGAGCTAGACGATGATCAGGAGGGACACAGTGTTAGCATGCCGATTAATATTTAG
- the LOC126582904 gene encoding uncharacterized protein LOC126582904: MGCGISRLDRLVKERGMHDNYTEEDEMKEKERLRRVEKVREHTKEEKQLPHAHATANKGGRQYYPGGRRDFDDDDRDQMLPNGGDREDSFINCPRSPSFRDYCIDDDSDEEDRHHTPISGDDADHIKDHAANSAEYRHTNKVLQGISEDDELVKKESKGRSRGKIRGALSKGKQTKRIKSYLHVSNWHHHNNPISPSQSPQKMVAAGN, from the exons ATGGGTTGCGGCATTTCAAGGTTGGATCGACTCGTGAAGGAACGGGGCATGCATGACAATTATACCGAGGAGGACGaaatgaaagagaaagagagattacGACGGGTGGAGAAGGTCAGAGAGCACACAAAGGAGGAGAAGCAGCTGCCACATGCACATGCAACAGCGAATAAGGGAGGCCGCCAATATTACCCGGGCGGCCGTCGAGATTTTGATGACGATGATCGTGACCAAATGCTACCCAACGGTGGTGACAGGGAGGATAGCTTCATAAATTGTCCGCGATCCCCCAGTTTTAGGGACTATTGCATTGACGACGACTCTGATGAAGAAGATAGGCACCACACCCCCATCAGCG GTGATGATGCTGATCATATTAAAGATCATGCAGCAAATTCAGCGGAATATCGGCATACCAACAAG GTGCTGCAGGGAATATCAGAGGATGATGAATTAGTGAAAAAAGAGAGCAAAGGGAGATCACGAGGAAAAATTAGGGGTGCGTTATCGAAGGGCAAGCAAACGAAAAGAATTAAGTCCTACTTACACGTCTCCAACTGGCACCACCACAACAATCCAATCTCACCGTCACAAAGTCCCCAAAAGATGGTTGCTGCTGGAAATTGA
- the LOC126582351 gene encoding uncharacterized protein At2g33490-like isoform X2 has product MKTSLGMFRRFELHKNDAKDKRDIQPLAQVDELAQAAEAMHDMRNCYDSLLSAAAATANSAYEFSESLREMGACLLEKTALHDDEASGRVFLMLGKVQYELQKLVDSYRSHIFLTITNPSESLLNELRTVEEMKRQCDEKREVYDYMVAQQKEKGRSKRGKGDNFTLQQLQVAHDEYDEEATLCVFRLKSLKQGQAQSLLTQAARHHAAQLNFFRKGLKSLEVVEPHVRLVTEEHHIEYQFSGLEDDGGDDVGDDVEDNGENSYDSNEDGELSFNYISSKQGIDVTSASRNSMEVDEVGLLSPKATRVEYADINLDRNQWGLRTSSREPRIGSYSAPIFAEKKFDPAEKARQLQAPAARKSNTYVLPTPIDPKGLSSSRTSSAVPGTGPSRRNQNLWHSSPLEEKDPGDTLNASGTKAQLVQKESNVNSTSTQLPPPLEGLALPQIDTLNASDTKKIKRYAFSGPIPSKSSSSKPVLHASGPIASTELPQLVSGTLSRLPNPQPSSSPKVSPCASPPRVSSPKISELHELPRPPGSSSAKSTNPSSSAAKPTKSSGFVGHSAPLVSRNQEHSMPNKNPSLASNAASPLPIPPLIVPRSFSIPSSSQRAMALHVARHLESPQVPGKAEEVASPPLTPISLSNLKPVSNVSEVASRSSPIRGGS; this is encoded by the exons ATGAAGACCTCGCTCGGCATGTTTCGGAGATTCGAACTGCACAAAAACGATGCCAAAGATAAGAGAGACATTCAACCATTGGCTCAGGTCGACGAGCTCGCTCAGGCGGCTGAG GCCATGCATGATATGAGAAATTGCTATGATAGCTTACTCTCTGCAGCTGCTGCTACAGCAAACAGCGCATATG AATTCTCGGAGTCACTGCGTGAAATGGGTGCTTGTCTACTGGAAAAAACTGCATTGCATGATGATGAAGCGAGTG GTAGAGTATTTCTGATGCTAGGGAAGGTGCAGTATGAACTTCAAAAACTTGTTGATAGCTAT CGCTCTCATATATTTTTGACAATTACAAACCCATCGGAGTCACTTCTCAATGAGCTTCGGACAGTTGAG GAAATGAAGCGACAATGTGACGAGAAAAG AGAAGTGTATGACTACATGGTGGCAcaacagaaagaaaaagggaggtCAAAACGTGGAAAGGGTGACAATTTTACTTTGCAGCAATTGCAAGTAGCTCATGATGAATATGATGAGGAGGCGACATTATGTGTCTTCCGATTGAAGTCTCTGAAGCAAGGACAGGCTCAAAGTCTTCTAACACAGGCAGCTCGTCATCATGCTGCTCAG TTGAATTTCTTCCGGAAAGGACTTAAATCACTTGAGGTTGTTGAGCCGCACGTAAGATTGGTTACAGAGGAGCATCATATTGAGTACCAATTCAGTGGACTTGAAGATGATGGTGGGGATGATGTTGGGGATGATGTTGAGGATAATGGTGAAAATAGCTATGATTCTAATGAAGATGGAGAATTGAGTTTTAACTATATATCAAGCAAGCAGGGGATTGATGTCACCTCCGCATCAAGGAATTCAATGGAG GTCGATGAAGTGGGACTTTTGTCTCCTAAAGCTACAAGAGTGGAATATGCAGAT ATAAATCTAGATAGAAACCAATGGGGTCTGAGGACCTCAAGTAGAGAACCAAGAATAGGCAGCTACTCAGCCCCAATTTTTGCAGAGAAGAAGTTTGATCCTGCTGAGAAAGCTAGACAACTGCAGGCACCAGCAGCACGGAAGTCTAATACATATGTACTGCCCACACCTATTGATCCAAAAGGTTTGAGTTCTTCAAGAACAAGTAGCGCGGTTCCAGGAACAGGGCCAAGTAGACGCAATCAAAACTTATGGCACTCTTCCCCATTGGAAGAGAAAGATCCTGGTGATACGTTGAATGCATCTGGTACAAAAGCTCAGCTGGTACAAAAAGAGAGCAATGTCAATAGTACCTCCACCCAACTACCTCCTCCCCTGGAGGGACTTGCACTTCCACAGATTGATACGTTGAATGCATCTGATACAAAGAAGATCAAGAGATATGCTTTCTCCGGTCCAATACCTAGTAAGTCGTCATCATCAAAGCCTGTGTTACATGCCAGTGGTCCCATTGCATCAACTGAACTACCGCAACTAGTTTCCGGAACGCTGTCTCGTTTACCAAATCCCCAaccttcttcatctccaaagGTATCCCCATGTGCTTCACCTCCCCGTGTTTCTTCACCCAAGATAAGCGAGCTTCATGAGCTTCCTAGACCCCCCGGTTCATCATCTGCCAAATCAACAAATCCCAGTTCATCAGCTGCCAAACCAACAAAGTCGTCGGGATTTGTTGGTCACTCTGCTCCACTGGTTTCCAGAAATCAAGAACATAGCATGCCTAATAAAAACCCTTCACTGGCATCAAATGCAGCATCTCCACTTCCAATTCCACCATTGATAGTTCCCCGAAGCTTCTCCATACCTTCAAGCAGTCAAAGAGCAATGGCATTGCATGTAGCAAGACATTTGGAGTCTCCTCAAGTTCCAGGCAAGGCTGAAGAAGTTGCTTCACCTCCATTGACGCCAATTTCCCTATCAAACCTCAAACCAGTATCAAATGTTTCTGAAGTGGCCTCTCGCTCTAGTCCGATTCGAG GTGGGAGCTGA
- the LOC126582351 gene encoding uncharacterized protein At2g33490-like isoform X4 yields the protein MKTSLGMFRRFELHKNDAKDKRDIQPLAQVDELAQAAEAMHDMRNCYDSLLSAAAATANSAYGRVFLMLGKVQYELQKLVDSYRSHIFLTITNPSESLLNELRTVEEMKRQCDEKREVYDYMVAQQKEKGRSKRGKGDNFTLQQLQVAHDEYDEEATLCVFRLKSLKQGQAQSLLTQAARHHAAQLNFFRKGLKSLEVVEPHVRLVTEEHHIEYQFSGLEDDGGDDVGDDVEDNGENSYDSNEDGELSFNYISSKQGIDVTSASRNSMEVDEVGLLSPKATRVEYADINLDRNQWGLRTSSREPRIGSYSAPIFAEKKFDPAEKARQLQAPAARKSNTYVLPTPIDPKGLSSSRTSSAVPGTGPSRRNQNLWHSSPLEEKDPGDTLNASGTKAQLVQKESNVNSTSTQLPPPLEGLALPQIDTLNASDTKKIKRYAFSGPIPSKSSSSKPVLHASGPIASTELPQLVSGTLSRLPNPQPSSSPKVSPCASPPRVSSPKISELHELPRPPGSSSAKSTNPSSSAAKPTKSSGFVGHSAPLVSRNQEHSMPNKNPSLASNAASPLPIPPLIVPRSFSIPSSSQRAMALHVARHLESPQVPGKAEEVASPPLTPISLSNLKPVSNVSEVASRSSPIRVHAGGS from the exons ATGAAGACCTCGCTCGGCATGTTTCGGAGATTCGAACTGCACAAAAACGATGCCAAAGATAAGAGAGACATTCAACCATTGGCTCAGGTCGACGAGCTCGCTCAGGCGGCTGAG GCCATGCATGATATGAGAAATTGCTATGATAGCTTACTCTCTGCAGCTGCTGCTACAGCAAACAGCGCATATG GTAGAGTATTTCTGATGCTAGGGAAGGTGCAGTATGAACTTCAAAAACTTGTTGATAGCTAT CGCTCTCATATATTTTTGACAATTACAAACCCATCGGAGTCACTTCTCAATGAGCTTCGGACAGTTGAG GAAATGAAGCGACAATGTGACGAGAAAAG AGAAGTGTATGACTACATGGTGGCAcaacagaaagaaaaagggaggtCAAAACGTGGAAAGGGTGACAATTTTACTTTGCAGCAATTGCAAGTAGCTCATGATGAATATGATGAGGAGGCGACATTATGTGTCTTCCGATTGAAGTCTCTGAAGCAAGGACAGGCTCAAAGTCTTCTAACACAGGCAGCTCGTCATCATGCTGCTCAG TTGAATTTCTTCCGGAAAGGACTTAAATCACTTGAGGTTGTTGAGCCGCACGTAAGATTGGTTACAGAGGAGCATCATATTGAGTACCAATTCAGTGGACTTGAAGATGATGGTGGGGATGATGTTGGGGATGATGTTGAGGATAATGGTGAAAATAGCTATGATTCTAATGAAGATGGAGAATTGAGTTTTAACTATATATCAAGCAAGCAGGGGATTGATGTCACCTCCGCATCAAGGAATTCAATGGAG GTCGATGAAGTGGGACTTTTGTCTCCTAAAGCTACAAGAGTGGAATATGCAGAT ATAAATCTAGATAGAAACCAATGGGGTCTGAGGACCTCAAGTAGAGAACCAAGAATAGGCAGCTACTCAGCCCCAATTTTTGCAGAGAAGAAGTTTGATCCTGCTGAGAAAGCTAGACAACTGCAGGCACCAGCAGCACGGAAGTCTAATACATATGTACTGCCCACACCTATTGATCCAAAAGGTTTGAGTTCTTCAAGAACAAGTAGCGCGGTTCCAGGAACAGGGCCAAGTAGACGCAATCAAAACTTATGGCACTCTTCCCCATTGGAAGAGAAAGATCCTGGTGATACGTTGAATGCATCTGGTACAAAAGCTCAGCTGGTACAAAAAGAGAGCAATGTCAATAGTACCTCCACCCAACTACCTCCTCCCCTGGAGGGACTTGCACTTCCACAGATTGATACGTTGAATGCATCTGATACAAAGAAGATCAAGAGATATGCTTTCTCCGGTCCAATACCTAGTAAGTCGTCATCATCAAAGCCTGTGTTACATGCCAGTGGTCCCATTGCATCAACTGAACTACCGCAACTAGTTTCCGGAACGCTGTCTCGTTTACCAAATCCCCAaccttcttcatctccaaagGTATCCCCATGTGCTTCACCTCCCCGTGTTTCTTCACCCAAGATAAGCGAGCTTCATGAGCTTCCTAGACCCCCCGGTTCATCATCTGCCAAATCAACAAATCCCAGTTCATCAGCTGCCAAACCAACAAAGTCGTCGGGATTTGTTGGTCACTCTGCTCCACTGGTTTCCAGAAATCAAGAACATAGCATGCCTAATAAAAACCCTTCACTGGCATCAAATGCAGCATCTCCACTTCCAATTCCACCATTGATAGTTCCCCGAAGCTTCTCCATACCTTCAAGCAGTCAAAGAGCAATGGCATTGCATGTAGCAAGACATTTGGAGTCTCCTCAAGTTCCAGGCAAGGCTGAAGAAGTTGCTTCACCTCCATTGACGCCAATTTCCCTATCAAACCTCAAACCAGTATCAAATGTTTCTGAAGTGGCCTCTCGCTCTAGTCCGATTCGAG TGCATGCAGGTGGGAGCTGA
- the LOC126582351 gene encoding uncharacterized protein At2g33490-like isoform X3 produces MKTSLGMFRRFELHKNDAKDKRDIQPLAQVDELAQAAEAMHDMRNCYDSLLSAAAATANSAYEFSESLREMGACLLEKTALHDDEASGRVFLMLGKVQYELQKLVDSYRSHIFLTITNPSESLLNELRTVEEMKRQCDEKREVYDYMVAQQKEKGRSKRGKGDNFTLQQLQVAHDEYDEEATLCVFRLKSLKQGQAQSLLTQAARHHAAQLNFFRKGLKSLEVVEPHVRLVTEEHHIEYQFSGLEDDGGDDVGDDVEDNGENSYDSNEDGELSFNYISSKQGIDVTSASRNSMEVDEVGLLSPKATRVEYADINLDRNQWGLRTSSREPRIGSYSAPIFAEKKFDPAEKARQLQAPAARKSNTYVLPTPIDPKGLSSSRTSSAVPGTGPSRRNQNLWHSSPLEEKDPGDTLNASGTKAQLVQKESNVNSTSTQLPPPLEGLALPQIDTLNASDTKKIKRYAFSGPIPSKSSSSKPVLHASGPIASTELPQLVSGTLSRLPNPQPSSSPKVSPCASPPRVSSPKISELHELPRPPGSSSAKSTNPSSSAAKPTKSSGFVGHSAPLVSRNQEHSMPNKNPSLASNAASPLPIPPLIVPRSFSIPSSSQRAMALHVARHLESPQVPGKAEEVASPPLTPISLSNLKPVSNVSEVASRSSPIRGL; encoded by the exons ATGAAGACCTCGCTCGGCATGTTTCGGAGATTCGAACTGCACAAAAACGATGCCAAAGATAAGAGAGACATTCAACCATTGGCTCAGGTCGACGAGCTCGCTCAGGCGGCTGAG GCCATGCATGATATGAGAAATTGCTATGATAGCTTACTCTCTGCAGCTGCTGCTACAGCAAACAGCGCATATG AATTCTCGGAGTCACTGCGTGAAATGGGTGCTTGTCTACTGGAAAAAACTGCATTGCATGATGATGAAGCGAGTG GTAGAGTATTTCTGATGCTAGGGAAGGTGCAGTATGAACTTCAAAAACTTGTTGATAGCTAT CGCTCTCATATATTTTTGACAATTACAAACCCATCGGAGTCACTTCTCAATGAGCTTCGGACAGTTGAG GAAATGAAGCGACAATGTGACGAGAAAAG AGAAGTGTATGACTACATGGTGGCAcaacagaaagaaaaagggaggtCAAAACGTGGAAAGGGTGACAATTTTACTTTGCAGCAATTGCAAGTAGCTCATGATGAATATGATGAGGAGGCGACATTATGTGTCTTCCGATTGAAGTCTCTGAAGCAAGGACAGGCTCAAAGTCTTCTAACACAGGCAGCTCGTCATCATGCTGCTCAG TTGAATTTCTTCCGGAAAGGACTTAAATCACTTGAGGTTGTTGAGCCGCACGTAAGATTGGTTACAGAGGAGCATCATATTGAGTACCAATTCAGTGGACTTGAAGATGATGGTGGGGATGATGTTGGGGATGATGTTGAGGATAATGGTGAAAATAGCTATGATTCTAATGAAGATGGAGAATTGAGTTTTAACTATATATCAAGCAAGCAGGGGATTGATGTCACCTCCGCATCAAGGAATTCAATGGAG GTCGATGAAGTGGGACTTTTGTCTCCTAAAGCTACAAGAGTGGAATATGCAGAT ATAAATCTAGATAGAAACCAATGGGGTCTGAGGACCTCAAGTAGAGAACCAAGAATAGGCAGCTACTCAGCCCCAATTTTTGCAGAGAAGAAGTTTGATCCTGCTGAGAAAGCTAGACAACTGCAGGCACCAGCAGCACGGAAGTCTAATACATATGTACTGCCCACACCTATTGATCCAAAAGGTTTGAGTTCTTCAAGAACAAGTAGCGCGGTTCCAGGAACAGGGCCAAGTAGACGCAATCAAAACTTATGGCACTCTTCCCCATTGGAAGAGAAAGATCCTGGTGATACGTTGAATGCATCTGGTACAAAAGCTCAGCTGGTACAAAAAGAGAGCAATGTCAATAGTACCTCCACCCAACTACCTCCTCCCCTGGAGGGACTTGCACTTCCACAGATTGATACGTTGAATGCATCTGATACAAAGAAGATCAAGAGATATGCTTTCTCCGGTCCAATACCTAGTAAGTCGTCATCATCAAAGCCTGTGTTACATGCCAGTGGTCCCATTGCATCAACTGAACTACCGCAACTAGTTTCCGGAACGCTGTCTCGTTTACCAAATCCCCAaccttcttcatctccaaagGTATCCCCATGTGCTTCACCTCCCCGTGTTTCTTCACCCAAGATAAGCGAGCTTCATGAGCTTCCTAGACCCCCCGGTTCATCATCTGCCAAATCAACAAATCCCAGTTCATCAGCTGCCAAACCAACAAAGTCGTCGGGATTTGTTGGTCACTCTGCTCCACTGGTTTCCAGAAATCAAGAACATAGCATGCCTAATAAAAACCCTTCACTGGCATCAAATGCAGCATCTCCACTTCCAATTCCACCATTGATAGTTCCCCGAAGCTTCTCCATACCTTCAAGCAGTCAAAGAGCAATGGCATTGCATGTAGCAAGACATTTGGAGTCTCCTCAAGTTCCAGGCAAGGCTGAAGAAGTTGCTTCACCTCCATTGACGCCAATTTCCCTATCAAACCTCAAACCAGTATCAAATGTTTCTGAAGTGGCCTCTCGCTCTAGTCCGATTCGAG GGTTGTGA